In one window of Candidatus Scalindua sp. DNA:
- a CDS encoding HD domain-containing protein, which yields MNKYAGIKVVDNLSNFEREKPTVMVVDDEGSVLKTTEVLLEEEGYLVKLCPTGKEAIDKLDKGIHAVVLDIDMPDITGLEVFEKIKAKNPYVPIIFHTGVATKREDRRDIRRQFKPHAYVIKGSDPEQLLDTVASAVESYGNILRNVRFSEDLYKELQQSSDKLRTNMEGTIQAMALTVEIRDPYTAGHQLRVADLACVIAKEMNLSKDQIEGIQMAGIIHDVGKIQIPAEILNKSGPLSEIELSMIKTHPQVGYDILKKIEFKWPIAKIVYQHHEKIDGSGYPLGLKGDEILLESKILCVADVVEAMTLHRPYRPALGVDQALDEIVQNKGILYDTRVVDACLLDFRKEGFKFD from the coding sequence GTGAACAAGTATGCTGGTATAAAAGTTGTTGATAACCTTAGCAACTTTGAAAGAGAAAAACCGACAGTTATGGTAGTTGATGATGAAGGCTCCGTTCTCAAGACTACGGAGGTTTTACTTGAAGAAGAGGGCTATCTGGTGAAACTGTGTCCAACGGGCAAGGAGGCAATTGATAAATTAGACAAAGGCATTCACGCTGTCGTTTTAGATATTGACATGCCTGATATTACAGGTCTTGAAGTGTTTGAAAAAATCAAGGCGAAAAATCCTTACGTACCCATAATTTTCCATACGGGTGTTGCGACAAAAAGAGAAGACAGGAGAGACATAAGGAGGCAATTTAAACCGCATGCATATGTCATAAAAGGGAGTGATCCGGAACAACTGCTTGATACTGTGGCAAGTGCTGTTGAATCATATGGAAATATCCTCAGAAATGTCAGATTCAGTGAAGATCTCTATAAAGAACTCCAGCAGAGTTCTGACAAGCTGAGAACAAATATGGAGGGAACGATACAGGCCATGGCCTTGACGGTGGAAATAAGGGATCCATATACCGCTGGTCACCAGTTGAGAGTGGCAGATCTCGCCTGCGTCATTGCAAAAGAAATGAATCTGTCAAAGGATCAGATTGAAGGAATTCAAATGGCTGGGATAATTCATGATGTCGGAAAAATCCAGATACCGGCTGAGATTCTCAATAAGTCCGGGCCTTTATCAGAAATCGAACTCAGCATGATTAAGACACACCCGCAAGTCGGTTATGATATATTGAAGAAAATTGAGTTCAAGTGGCCAATTGCAAAAATTGTATACCAGCATCATGAAAAGATAGATGGTTCTGGATACCCCTTAGGGCTAAAGGGGGATGAGATACTCCTGGAATCGAAAATTTTGTGTGTGGCAGATGTCGTCGAGGCAATGACGCTGCATCGGCCCTATCGACCTGCCCTCGGTGTGGACCAGGCACTGGATGAAATCGTGCAGAATAAAGGAATACTTTATGATACCAGGGTGGTGGATGCCTGCCTGCTTGATTTCCGTAAAGAGGGATTTAAATTTGATTGA
- a CDS encoding FAD-binding oxidoreductase, whose translation MPENGEDNLDQAISEWVEAIGEENVLFDDQTISRNSRNTLPKGTSPAAIVRPGSVDDVRLILQIADRQRIKVYPYSCGKNWGYGDTCAVESGQVLIDLGRMNRILEVNTTLAYAVIEPGVTQQQLYEYLQDNRLPLWLDCTGAGPDASIVGNVLERGFGHTPYGDHFLTSCGMEVVLADGRVLSTGFGHYRNAKSANVYKWGIGPYLDGIFTQSNLGVVTKLGIWLLPEPECFNAFFFTVSEEKEIYSVIEVLRPLKMQGVLNSLVHVANDLRVISSFYRYPWEETKGAVPLPDSVRENFRKRSNFGAWNVSGGIFGTKKQVAYCRKQIKRAVGNVARIQFLRRVQFVGNKKLSITKRIAEISNRFGRGDGLVKILRSLEETFKLMKGVPTNAFLFGTLWRTKNIHDADSLDPLDNNAGLMWISPILPMTGTAALDLMEIVNPIFCQYGFEPIVTISLITERAMVSVIAISFDKQNTHETEKASQCYDELFYALMNAGYNPYRSGIQSMSKLAYGSNVFWDVVNDIKEALDPHQIISMGRYQPVQEKRDP comes from the coding sequence TTGCCTGAAAACGGAGAAGACAATCTGGACCAGGCGATCTCAGAATGGGTTGAAGCCATTGGTGAAGAGAATGTTTTATTTGATGATCAAACGATTTCTCGTAATTCGCGAAACACACTCCCGAAAGGTACGTCACCGGCAGCGATAGTAAGACCTGGTTCAGTTGATGACGTCAGGCTTATCCTTCAAATAGCCGACAGGCAGAGAATAAAGGTTTACCCCTACAGTTGTGGTAAGAATTGGGGATATGGAGATACCTGTGCCGTTGAAAGTGGCCAGGTTCTTATTGACCTTGGCAGGATGAATAGAATTTTAGAAGTAAACACTACATTAGCCTATGCTGTCATTGAACCCGGTGTCACCCAGCAGCAGCTGTATGAGTATCTCCAGGATAACCGACTGCCACTGTGGTTGGATTGTACCGGTGCCGGACCGGATGCCAGTATAGTTGGTAACGTCCTGGAGCGTGGCTTTGGCCATACACCATATGGCGATCATTTTCTTACATCTTGTGGCATGGAGGTCGTGCTTGCTGACGGAAGGGTGCTTTCAACAGGATTCGGGCATTATCGAAATGCAAAGTCAGCAAATGTTTACAAGTGGGGAATTGGGCCCTACCTGGATGGGATTTTTACCCAGTCAAATCTGGGAGTTGTCACAAAGCTGGGAATCTGGCTTCTGCCCGAACCTGAATGTTTTAATGCTTTTTTCTTTACGGTTTCAGAGGAAAAGGAGATCTATTCAGTTATAGAAGTTTTAAGACCACTCAAAATGCAAGGGGTCTTAAATAGCCTTGTTCATGTTGCGAATGATCTCCGTGTTATCTCTTCCTTTTATAGATACCCCTGGGAAGAAACCAAGGGTGCGGTACCTCTGCCGGATAGCGTCCGAGAAAATTTTAGAAAGCGCAGTAATTTTGGTGCCTGGAATGTGTCTGGCGGTATTTTTGGTACAAAAAAACAAGTTGCTTATTGCCGGAAGCAGATAAAAAGAGCGGTAGGTAATGTTGCACGGATCCAGTTTCTGAGAAGGGTACAGTTTGTTGGAAATAAAAAGCTTTCAATTACAAAGAGGATAGCGGAAATCAGTAACCGTTTTGGCAGGGGAGATGGATTAGTGAAGATACTCAGGTCCCTGGAGGAAACGTTCAAGCTTATGAAAGGAGTTCCGACGAATGCTTTCCTTTTCGGCACACTCTGGAGGACAAAAAATATCCATGATGCCGATTCCCTGGATCCTCTCGATAACAATGCCGGGCTGATGTGGATATCTCCCATATTGCCAATGACAGGAACTGCGGCACTGGACTTGATGGAGATTGTAAATCCTATTTTCTGTCAGTATGGTTTCGAGCCGATCGTAACAATCTCGTTGATTACGGAACGGGCAATGGTTTCTGTGATTGCGATATCCTTTGATAAACAAAACACTCATGAAACTGAAAAAGCATCCCAATGTTATGATGAACTCTTTTATGCACTCATGAATGCGGGGTATAATCCATATAGATCAGGTATTCAGAGTATGAGTAAATTGGCATACGGATCAAATGTTTTCTGGGATGTAGTAAATGATATCAAGGAAGCTCTTGACCCGCATCAGATTATCTCCATGGGTCGGTATCAACCAGTTCAGGAGAAAAGAGACCCGTAA
- the coaD gene encoding pantetheine-phosphate adenylyltransferase, whose product MRNAVYPGTFDPVTYGHLDLVKRGSDIFDNLIVAVGHNPFKKPIFTLKERMELITRYTKELSNVKVDCFEGMLVDYMEEKKINVILRGIRTVSDFEYEFQRALTNRVLKKDAETVFVMASLEYSYLDSSLIKEAISLGGNVSSFVPSEVEKLLKQKFAGVNNSLPEI is encoded by the coding sequence ATGAGGAATGCTGTTTACCCCGGTACTTTTGATCCGGTTACGTATGGGCATCTTGATCTTGTTAAGCGTGGGAGCGATATATTCGACAACCTTATTGTGGCCGTCGGTCACAATCCTTTTAAGAAACCGATATTTACCCTGAAGGAAAGAATGGAATTGATCACACGATACACAAAAGAACTCTCAAATGTTAAGGTCGACTGTTTTGAAGGCATGCTGGTTGATTATATGGAAGAGAAAAAAATTAACGTAATCCTGAGAGGTATTAGAACTGTATCGGATTTTGAGTATGAATTCCAGAGAGCTCTTACCAATCGAGTGCTGAAAAAAGATGCAGAAACGGTCTTTGTAATGGCGAGTCTCGAATATTCGTATCTTGATTCCAGCTTGATAAAAGAAGCTATCAGCCTGGGGGGAAATGTGTCCTCATTTGTACCGTCTGAAGTGGAAAAACTTCTTAAGCAGAAATTTGCCGGGGTAAATAATTCTTTGCCTGAAATATAA
- a CDS encoding response regulator, which yields MQQKINILVIDDAPGMRMALAGLLEYAGYHVVVAEDGYHGINAARKLNFNVAFIDVRMPGIDGWKTSREVKKINPDTNVIMMTGLDSDQCSDKVVSQGPFACISKPFDGAELLQLVDRAIGKEGKEK from the coding sequence ATGCAGCAGAAAATCAACATACTCGTTATTGATGATGCACCGGGGATGAGGATGGCTCTCGCCGGGTTACTGGAGTATGCCGGCTACCATGTTGTAGTGGCAGAGGATGGTTATCATGGGATAAATGCGGCGAGAAAGTTAAATTTTAATGTGGCCTTTATAGATGTAAGAATGCCGGGGATCGATGGCTGGAAAACATCCAGAGAGGTAAAAAAGATAAATCCTGATACAAACGTAATAATGATGACGGGACTCGATTCTGATCAATGTTCAGACAAAGTGGTTTCCCAGGGTCCATTTGCATGTATATCGAAACCTTTTGATGGAGCTGAATTGTTACAGCTGGTAGATAGGGCGATCGGGAAAGAGGGGAAGGAAAAGTGA
- a CDS encoding ATP-binding protein, with product MNRFSLRIKFIVFTSLLIVFIGIASCWFFSTQIKKQLEDELKKRGYSLIVQLAQDGEVKDSMSVAQKAFFEDPINRLRALDRDKELAFWRVLLVPDNILLEEKESWIDTNVASMPVSFNPENISEPVFDIFSTDKGEQFYNFVAPVHEKRTISEEKFAAQIFSVDEDYAEEENKLLGVVQIGLSPKRINKKMNAVLWTSSIPLGFIIVLVGISVSYFIARSVVKPVEDLVKLTDRVASGDLDQTVEIRSGDEIGMLASRFNQMTKSLRKLMGDKENVMTTLRDLNRELSTINKELVQTNEQLNETQERLIRTEKLAAVGTLASGISHELRNPLGAIKNAVFFLKRKFADNDMPGVDKRVLQFLDIMDDEIDRSNKIINDLLGFASFAKLKKIPFDITEIIEEALLRAKMTEKIVLSRNFEPNLPLVEIDANQVGQIFINLIENACQAMADGGTLTISARKSKNYIEIEFADSGCGISEKEAKKIFDPLFTTKPDGVGMGLAVCHWIIQKHEGTIDVKSKVGEGTSIMIKLPLER from the coding sequence ATGAATAGATTTAGCCTTAGAATTAAGTTCATCGTATTTACCAGTCTGCTGATTGTCTTTATTGGTATAGCCAGCTGCTGGTTTTTTTCTACACAAATAAAGAAACAGCTTGAAGATGAATTGAAGAAACGGGGATATTCGTTAATAGTTCAGCTTGCGCAGGACGGAGAAGTAAAAGATTCCATGAGCGTAGCTCAAAAGGCATTTTTTGAAGATCCCATCAACAGGTTGCGAGCACTTGACAGGGATAAAGAGTTGGCCTTTTGGCGTGTCTTACTTGTTCCGGATAACATCCTGCTGGAAGAAAAAGAATCCTGGATAGATACAAACGTAGCCAGCATGCCCGTGTCTTTCAATCCGGAGAATATATCGGAACCCGTTTTTGATATATTCTCTACAGATAAAGGTGAACAATTTTACAATTTCGTTGCTCCTGTTCATGAAAAGCGTACAATATCTGAAGAAAAATTTGCGGCACAGATTTTTAGTGTGGATGAAGACTATGCTGAAGAAGAAAACAAACTGCTCGGTGTTGTTCAGATTGGTCTGTCCCCAAAAAGAATTAATAAAAAAATGAATGCCGTTTTATGGACGAGCAGTATCCCGCTAGGTTTTATTATTGTACTCGTAGGTATCAGTGTTTCATATTTCATAGCAAGAAGCGTTGTAAAACCTGTTGAAGATCTGGTCAAACTGACGGACCGGGTTGCATCCGGTGATTTGGATCAGACGGTCGAAATACGGTCAGGAGACGAAATAGGAATGCTTGCTTCCCGTTTTAATCAAATGACAAAAAGTTTAAGAAAACTTATGGGTGACAAGGAAAATGTTATGACTACACTCCGGGATTTAAACCGGGAGTTATCCACAATCAATAAAGAGCTGGTTCAGACAAACGAGCAGCTGAATGAGACGCAAGAGCGTTTAATACGGACAGAGAAATTAGCAGCTGTCGGTACACTAGCTTCTGGTATCAGCCATGAACTCAGAAATCCCCTTGGGGCGATAAAGAACGCTGTCTTCTTTCTAAAAAGGAAATTCGCAGACAATGACATGCCGGGTGTTGATAAACGGGTCCTGCAGTTCCTTGATATTATGGATGACGAAATAGATAGAAGCAACAAGATTATTAATGACCTTTTGGGGTTTGCCAGTTTTGCCAAACTAAAAAAGATTCCATTTGATATTACCGAAATCATTGAAGAAGCATTGTTGAGAGCGAAGATGACAGAAAAAATAGTACTGTCCAGAAACTTTGAACCCAACCTGCCTCTGGTTGAGATAGACGCAAACCAGGTGGGGCAAATTTTCATAAATCTCATTGAAAATGCGTGCCAGGCCATGGCAGATGGCGGTACCCTGACAATAAGCGCCAGGAAAAGTAAAAATTACATAGAAATTGAATTTGCAGATTCTGGATGTGGCATTTCTGAAAAAGAGGCCAAGAAGATTTTTGATCCATTGTTTACAACAAAACCTGATGGTGTAGGAATGGGTTTGGCAGTTTGTCATTGGATTATTCAGAAACACGAAGGGACAATAGATGTGAAGAGTAAGGTAGGAGAAGGTACCAGTATTATGATAAAGTTGCCGTTGGAGAGATGA
- a CDS encoding ABC transporter substrate-binding protein, translated as MIKKTHPLYVFLIVFFVLFPGAKYAFSKDTAIIIKSQNLSAYNNVVAGFKRECLNNNITIRSIYNLNGKMKVGRKMVRKIKKEKPDIILTIGVLATTIAKEEIEDIPILFCMVINHERYQLVKQNVTGISNEVPIENQVMGYQTIVETLRNIGVIYDPSNTGNIIEDAGLQMERIGIHLVKYEIKSSDMIDKALDDISGKIDALWILPDRTVVTKDSFNLIKTRTLENNIPLLCTNDVFVKAGALMAVFSDYVEIGMQAAQIANKILRIPSTNSLGIIYPDTFKLVVNSLTAKKLGLNLDTIRGIPHVIVYP; from the coding sequence ATGATTAAGAAAACCCATCCATTGTATGTTTTCCTCATCGTCTTTTTTGTCCTCTTTCCAGGTGCAAAGTACGCATTTTCAAAAGATACAGCAATAATCATAAAGAGCCAGAACCTTTCTGCTTATAATAACGTTGTCGCTGGTTTTAAAAGAGAGTGTCTCAACAACAACATTACCATTCGTTCCATTTACAATTTAAACGGTAAAATGAAGGTTGGTCGCAAAATGGTTCGTAAGATTAAGAAAGAAAAGCCCGACATCATTTTAACAATTGGTGTATTGGCAACTACCATAGCAAAGGAAGAGATTGAAGATATTCCAATACTTTTCTGTATGGTAATTAATCATGAGAGATACCAGTTGGTAAAACAAAATGTAACTGGCATTTCTAATGAGGTTCCTATAGAAAATCAGGTAATGGGGTATCAAACCATTGTGGAGACTCTGAGGAATATAGGTGTCATCTATGATCCTTCCAACACGGGTAACATCATTGAGGATGCTGGGCTGCAAATGGAAAGAATCGGGATACATTTAGTTAAATATGAGATTAAATCCTCTGACATGATTGATAAGGCACTTGATGACATAAGTGGAAAAATTGATGCTCTGTGGATACTGCCCGATAGAACTGTAGTAACGAAAGACTCTTTTAATCTGATCAAGACCAGGACGCTCGAAAATAATATCCCTCTCCTCTGCACCAATGATGTATTTGTAAAAGCGGGGGCCTTGATGGCGGTATTTTCAGATTATGTTGAGATTGGAATGCAGGCCGCTCAAATAGCTAACAAAATATTAAGGATACCTTCGACGAATTCATTGGGTATCATTTATCCTGATACCTTTAAGCTGGTTGTAAATTCTCTCACGGCTAAGAAACTCGGGTTGAATTTAGATACAATTCGAGGGATTCCGCATGTTATTGTTTATCCATGA
- the ubiE gene encoding bifunctional demethylmenaquinone methyltransferase/2-methoxy-6-polyprenyl-1,4-benzoquinol methylase UbiE yields the protein MIETMNTGDEPPTEQEVLKERAENIKSMFSSIVRVYDFLNSFLSLNRDKSWRKSAVTLSGIRSDMKILDVCTGTGDLAISFSQQLNGNGLVVGSDYCHDMLRYGKPKIKKRHLEDKVTLIEADTLKLPFHDNAFEISTVGFGIRNVTDLMAGIKEMARVVVPDGKVIILEFSQPTNFIFRYIYFFYFRKILPVIGKIISQSKFDAYSYLPDSVLAFPDKEELKRKMEECGLIEVKFFQRTFGIVTIHIGRKPPATSIAAT from the coding sequence TTGATTGAAACAATGAATACTGGTGATGAGCCGCCAACAGAGCAGGAAGTGCTGAAAGAGAGAGCAGAAAATATAAAAAGTATGTTTTCTTCCATTGTGAGAGTGTATGATTTTCTCAACTCTTTTCTGAGTCTTAATCGAGATAAGTCCTGGAGGAAATCTGCCGTAACACTGAGCGGTATCAGGTCAGATATGAAAATACTTGATGTCTGTACCGGAACAGGCGACCTTGCAATCTCATTTTCCCAGCAATTAAATGGAAACGGGCTTGTTGTCGGCAGCGATTACTGTCACGATATGCTGCGCTACGGAAAACCGAAGATTAAAAAGAGGCATTTAGAAGATAAAGTAACGCTTATTGAGGCGGATACGCTGAAACTACCATTCCATGATAATGCCTTTGAAATATCTACTGTCGGGTTTGGGATAAGAAACGTTACAGACTTAATGGCAGGGATTAAAGAGATGGCAAGGGTAGTTGTGCCGGACGGAAAGGTCATTATCCTTGAATTTTCACAACCAACCAACTTTATTTTCAGGTATATATATTTTTTCTACTTCAGGAAGATTTTGCCGGTAATTGGGAAGATAATATCTCAAAGTAAGTTTGATGCATATTCATATTTACCCGATTCGGTCCTGGCATTTCCGGATAAGGAAGAGTTGAAGAGGAAGATGGAAGAGTGTGGCTTGATAGAGGTAAAATTTTTTCAAAGAACATTTGGCATTGTTACCATCCATATAGGCAGGAAGCCTCCCGCTACCTCAATCGCCGCTACATGA
- a CDS encoding TonB-dependent receptor, with the protein MPDRVKEEEKICTIVKNPLKLNFFLFLVLFSFTSASSYAQVLEGEFADLFAIFTEEEIVISALKRPQTVLKSPAIMSVVTAKQIKQMGFRSLADVLRTVPGFDISMDRTGEKEISARGLLTINSEKVKLMIDGHSVNDALSGGGSYNFSDLVVENAKRIEIIRGPGSALHGQNAFLAVVNVITKDTEDIDGFQWTLSGGSFDTQNYNMLFGKQIGALKISGFFDFFDTEGFSETVDQDVLFPNSFSKSPGRSQNRKEKTDLNLKIGYNNLEIKGKYMKKRREGYIGIGDALNDETELKDTYLFGEILYQFPLGEKITIIPRLYYDQYNFDPLFERRPDGFTVTVPPPLGPFDIVYPDGLEGRLRLKERTIGFENQINYNIFDGNELTFGFQYEWIHQGDIKSSFNFIPNTTPPVGLSSMTDFTHSLPFTRRVTRQIWSFYLQDEWNITDDIDLTVGVRHDQFPRFGGTTNPRIGFIWRFLENANLKLLFATAFRAPNFNELFLTNNTVVIGNPGLDPEKINTFEVGLGYNFSKHVRGNINYFYNRIRDRIVVAGDGSPQQYVNSGGVRVKGVEVELKADFGNNSYAYANYTFQDTEETRSRNRIPDVPIHKANFGVNLGLWKYVNANLHTFISGPRPRENGDAREDLPSHTVVDMTFIGTNFIDNFEIRGSVFNLFDKGYDDPSPKNTVPTDYPQAERSFNVELRYSF; encoded by the coding sequence TTGCCTGATCGGGTAAAGGAGGAAGAAAAGATCTGTACTATAGTTAAAAATCCCCTAAAACTCAATTTTTTTCTGTTTCTGGTACTGTTTTCATTCACTTCCGCTTCTTCATATGCCCAGGTTTTAGAAGGAGAGTTTGCCGATCTTTTCGCCATCTTTACTGAGGAAGAGATAGTTATAAGCGCCCTGAAAAGACCTCAAACAGTCTTGAAGTCACCGGCAATAATGAGTGTTGTTACAGCCAAACAGATAAAACAGATGGGGTTCAGATCATTGGCTGATGTGTTAAGGACCGTTCCAGGCTTTGATATATCTATGGACAGAACAGGGGAAAAGGAAATTTCTGCCAGAGGTCTCCTTACCATAAATTCAGAAAAGGTAAAATTGATGATAGACGGACATTCGGTCAATGATGCGTTATCAGGTGGGGGATCTTATAATTTCAGTGATCTGGTTGTTGAAAATGCAAAAAGGATAGAGATTATCAGAGGGCCTGGGTCTGCATTGCATGGCCAGAATGCATTTCTTGCAGTTGTGAATGTTATAACAAAAGACACGGAAGATATTGATGGGTTTCAATGGACTTTGAGCGGAGGGAGCTTTGACACGCAGAATTATAACATGCTGTTTGGAAAGCAAATTGGTGCTCTGAAGATTTCCGGATTTTTTGATTTCTTTGATACTGAAGGTTTCAGTGAAACAGTAGATCAAGACGTTCTATTCCCGAACTCGTTCTCAAAAAGCCCTGGAAGGTCTCAGAACAGAAAAGAAAAAACAGATCTTAATCTGAAGATTGGGTATAATAATCTGGAGATTAAGGGTAAATATATGAAGAAAAGGAGAGAAGGGTATATAGGAATCGGTGACGCCCTCAATGATGAAACGGAGTTGAAAGATACCTATCTCTTTGGCGAAATTCTGTATCAGTTTCCGCTTGGAGAAAAAATAACGATAATACCTAGACTCTATTATGATCAGTACAATTTTGACCCCCTTTTTGAGAGGCGTCCAGATGGTTTTACCGTAACAGTCCCTCCCCCCCTTGGACCGTTCGATATTGTATATCCTGATGGTTTGGAGGGGCGATTAAGACTGAAAGAGAGGACCATCGGATTCGAGAACCAGATCAATTACAATATTTTCGATGGAAATGAGCTCACGTTTGGCTTCCAGTACGAATGGATACACCAGGGCGATATAAAATCCTCGTTTAATTTTATCCCCAATACAACACCTCCGGTAGGGCTCTCCTCAATGACCGATTTTACCCACTCCCTTCCATTTACCAGGAGGGTTACAAGGCAGATTTGGTCGTTCTATCTACAGGATGAGTGGAATATTACAGATGATATTGATCTGACAGTCGGGGTCAGGCATGATCAGTTTCCGAGATTTGGCGGTACTACCAATCCGCGAATCGGGTTCATCTGGAGATTTTTAGAAAATGCCAACCTGAAACTTCTCTTTGCCACAGCCTTCCGGGCGCCCAACTTTAACGAGTTGTTTCTTACAAATAACACCGTTGTAATAGGTAATCCCGGTCTTGACCCGGAAAAGATAAATACCTTTGAGGTTGGCCTGGGCTACAACTTTTCAAAGCATGTAAGGGGAAACATAAATTATTTTTATAATCGAATACGGGACAGGATTGTAGTTGCTGGCGATGGAAGCCCTCAGCAATATGTTAACTCGGGAGGTGTAAGGGTCAAGGGTGTCGAGGTTGAGTTAAAGGCAGATTTCGGTAATAACAGCTATGCCTATGCTAATTATACCTTTCAGGATACGGAGGAGACAAGGAGCAGAAATCGGATTCCTGATGTTCCGATACACAAGGCAAATTTTGGTGTTAACCTGGGGTTGTGGAAGTACGTAAATGCAAATTTACACACCTTTATAAGCGGACCAAGACCAAGAGAAAATGGTGATGCCAGGGAAGACCTGCCATCACATACGGTGGTGGATATGACATTTATCGGGACAAATTTCATAGATAACTTTGAGATACGTGGTTCTGTATTTAATCTTTTTGATAAAGGGTATGATGACCCCTCTCCCAAAAACACCGTTCCTACCGATTATCCCCAGGCAGAGAGGTCCTTTAACGTTGAATTACGCTATAGTTTTTAA